A region of Candidatus Palauibacter australiensis DNA encodes the following proteins:
- a CDS encoding MBL fold metallo-hydrolase, whose amino-acid sequence MRGAILRLAAAGALAGGALACAPGGESAPESRAATAGFCSNVPRSQYADLERVEAADDWFEVYRVAPQVYAIYEPFQFQEVISYLILGEEGALLLDTGMGIGRIRTVVDELTALPVTVLNSHTHMDHVGGNAEFEHVLALDTEFTRAHARGRTNAEVRGEVAGSAVCRPLPAGITEDNYHTPAFEISAFVDDGHRIDLGGRTLEVIAVPGHTPDAIALLDREAGFLWTGDSFYEGPIWLFAPETDLEAYRASVARLAELVPQLTMLFTGHNTPVAQPSRLLELHDAVEAMFEGIAVGNRLRDGGVEFVFEGFSIMVGPDPR is encoded by the coding sequence GTGCGCGGGGCGATCCTCCGGCTGGCGGCCGCGGGCGCGCTGGCCGGGGGGGCGCTCGCCTGCGCGCCCGGCGGCGAGTCCGCCCCCGAATCGCGCGCCGCGACGGCGGGGTTCTGCTCGAACGTGCCCCGCTCGCAGTACGCCGACCTGGAGCGCGTCGAGGCCGCGGATGACTGGTTCGAGGTGTATCGCGTCGCCCCGCAGGTGTACGCGATCTACGAGCCGTTCCAGTTCCAGGAGGTCATCTCCTACCTGATCCTGGGCGAGGAGGGCGCTCTACTCCTCGATACGGGAATGGGGATCGGCCGCATCCGCACCGTCGTGGACGAACTCACGGCGCTGCCCGTGACCGTCCTCAACTCGCACACGCACATGGACCACGTCGGGGGCAACGCCGAGTTCGAGCACGTACTCGCCCTGGACACGGAGTTCACCCGCGCGCACGCCCGGGGCCGCACGAACGCCGAGGTGCGCGGAGAAGTGGCCGGAAGCGCGGTCTGCCGGCCCCTGCCCGCGGGGATCACCGAGGACAACTACCATACGCCCGCCTTCGAGATCTCCGCCTTCGTCGACGACGGACACCGGATCGACCTGGGGGGACGCACGCTCGAAGTCATCGCCGTCCCCGGCCACACGCCCGACGCGATCGCCCTCCTCGACCGCGAGGCCGGGTTCCTCTGGACCGGAGATTCCTTCTACGAGGGTCCGATCTGGCTCTTCGCGCCCGAGACGGACCTGGAGGCGTATCGGGCCTCGGTGGCCCGGCTCGCCGAACTCGTTCCCCAGTTGACGATGCTGTTCACGGGCCACAACACGCCGGTCGCGCAGCCCTCGCGGCTACTCGAGCTGCACGACGCCGTGGAAGCCATGTTCGAAGGCATCGCCGTCGGCAACCGGCTGCGGGACGGCGGGGTCGAGTTCGTGTTCGAGGGATTCTCGATCATGGTCGGGCCGGACCCGCGTTGA
- the mmuM gene encoding homocysteine S-methyltransferase yields the protein MIDPIRDFIEREGFLVLDGGLATELEALGCDLDDPLWSARALIDESEAIRTAHRRFLEAGADCIATATYQATFEGFASRGLDADATTRLLRDSVDLAISARADFLGGGVAPDPDDLPHEGPPPEGPPPERTPPASRPPPLVVASIGPYGAYLADGSEYTGDYGLSAAELYDFHAPRWEVLAETEADVLACETTPSVEETRAYCRLAAVSHRPTWISFQCRDGARLADATPLETAVALCDAEPHVVAVGVNCVDPRFVAPLIRAARRATGKPILAYPNSGEAWDAEAKRWTGPATPVDWARSAAEWRKEGADGVGGCCRVGPAEIAAIRKTAAWSRP from the coding sequence TTGATCGACCCGATCCGCGACTTCATCGAGCGGGAGGGCTTTCTCGTCCTCGATGGCGGCCTGGCGACGGAACTCGAGGCGCTGGGCTGCGACCTCGACGACCCGCTCTGGTCCGCACGCGCGCTGATCGACGAATCCGAGGCGATCCGCACCGCGCACCGCCGCTTCCTCGAGGCGGGGGCCGACTGCATCGCCACCGCGACCTACCAGGCGACCTTCGAAGGTTTCGCGTCCCGGGGGCTCGACGCGGACGCGACCACCCGCCTCCTGCGCGACTCCGTCGACCTGGCCATCTCGGCCCGCGCGGACTTCCTCGGCGGCGGTGTGGCGCCCGACCCCGACGACCTGCCTCACGAGGGCCCGCCTCCCGAGGGCCCGCCGCCCGAGCGCACGCCGCCCGCGAGCCGCCCGCCGCCGCTCGTCGTGGCGAGCATCGGGCCGTACGGGGCCTACCTGGCCGATGGATCCGAGTACACGGGCGACTACGGCCTCTCCGCAGCCGAGTTGTACGACTTCCACGCCCCGCGCTGGGAGGTCCTCGCCGAGACGGAGGCCGATGTCCTCGCCTGCGAGACCACGCCCTCCGTCGAAGAGACGCGCGCCTACTGCCGGCTCGCGGCCGTCTCCCACCGCCCGACGTGGATCAGCTTCCAGTGCCGCGACGGCGCGCGCCTCGCGGACGCCACCCCGCTCGAGACCGCCGTCGCCCTGTGCGACGCCGAGCCCCACGTCGTCGCGGTCGGCGTGAACTGCGTCGATCCGCGCTTCGTCGCGCCCCTCATCCGCGCGGCGCGGCGGGCGACCGGAAAACCGATCCTCGCCTATCCCAACTCGGGGGAGGCATGGGACGCGGAGGCGAAGCGCTGGACGGGCCCCGCGACCCCGGTGGATTGGGCCCGGAGCGCCGCCGAGTGGCGGAAAGAGGGAGCCGACGGCGTCGGCGGCTGCTGTCGCGTGGGTCCCGCCGAGATCGCCGCCATCCGCAAGACAGCGGCCTGGTCGCGACCCTGA
- a CDS encoding pyridoxal-phosphate dependent enzyme, translating into MWHEDILGTIGGTPLVRVNRLAAHLPGTVLAKLEYFNPGGSVKDRIGVSMLDDAEERGAIAPGGTIVEGTSGNTGVGLALAAIARGYKCIFATTDKQSPEKIAILRALGAEVIVCPTAVDPEDPRSYYQVSRRLAEETPNSFYMNQYDNPANTLAHLRTTGPELWEGTEGRITHLFVGSGTGGTISGSAAYLKERNPEVRIIGVDPYGSVYWKYFHTGEFDEDEIHPYVTEGVGEDILAGNMNFDIVDDYVRVTDKASMLMTRRLAREEGMFLGGSCGMAMAGALQWMEANRDAISDGDVLVVVMPDGGYRALGKVYNDVWMQEHGFLDEGETLTAGALVARRSTERPLVSAPVDMSLEDAIGSMREYAISQLPVMEGGEVVGSLIEQNILRFLMGDPDARGRLVRDVMGPPFPVVEASSPVHAFANALSGDQPAVLVRQEDGTLGILTRSDLISALGA; encoded by the coding sequence ATGTGGCATGAGGACATCCTGGGCACGATCGGCGGTACGCCGCTGGTGCGCGTAAACCGCCTCGCCGCGCACCTGCCCGGCACCGTCCTCGCGAAGCTCGAGTACTTCAACCCCGGCGGCTCCGTAAAGGACCGGATCGGGGTCTCGATGCTCGACGACGCCGAGGAACGGGGCGCGATCGCGCCCGGCGGCACGATCGTCGAGGGCACGAGCGGCAACACCGGCGTCGGGCTCGCGCTCGCCGCCATCGCACGCGGCTACAAGTGCATCTTCGCGACCACGGACAAGCAGAGCCCCGAGAAGATCGCCATCCTGCGGGCGCTCGGGGCGGAGGTCATCGTCTGCCCGACCGCGGTGGACCCCGAGGATCCGCGCTCCTACTACCAGGTCTCGCGCCGGCTCGCGGAGGAGACCCCCAACTCCTTCTACATGAACCAGTACGACAACCCCGCCAACACGCTCGCCCACCTGCGGACGACCGGCCCGGAACTGTGGGAGGGGACCGAGGGGAGGATCACGCACCTCTTCGTCGGCTCCGGCACCGGTGGCACGATCTCCGGCTCCGCCGCCTACCTGAAGGAACGGAACCCCGAAGTGCGGATCATCGGCGTGGACCCGTACGGCTCCGTCTACTGGAAGTACTTCCACACCGGCGAGTTCGACGAGGACGAGATCCATCCGTACGTCACCGAAGGGGTGGGGGAGGACATCCTCGCGGGCAACATGAACTTCGACATCGTGGACGACTACGTGCGCGTCACCGACAAGGCGTCGATGCTCATGACCCGCCGTCTCGCGCGCGAGGAGGGGATGTTCCTGGGCGGCTCGTGCGGCATGGCGATGGCCGGCGCGCTCCAGTGGATGGAGGCGAACCGCGACGCGATCTCCGATGGGGATGTGCTCGTCGTGGTCATGCCCGACGGCGGCTACCGCGCGCTCGGAAAGGTCTACAACGACGTCTGGATGCAGGAGCACGGCTTCCTCGATGAGGGCGAGACTCTCACCGCGGGAGCGCTCGTCGCCCGCCGTTCGACCGAAAGGCCGCTCGTGTCGGCCCCGGTCGACATGTCGCTCGAGGACGCGATCGGGTCGATGCGGGAGTATGCGATCTCGCAGTTGCCGGTGATGGAGGGAGGAGAGGTCGTCGGCAGCCTCATCGAGCAGAACATCCTGCGCTTCCTCATGGGAGACCCCGACGCGCGGGGGCGTCTCGTGCGCGACGTCATGGGCCCGCCCTTCCCGGTCGTGGAGGCCTCGAGCCCCGTGCACGCCTTCGCGAACGCCCTCAGCGGAGACCAGCCCGCCGTGCTCGTGCGGCAGGAAGACGGCACGCTGGGCATCCTCACCCGCTCCGACCTCATCTCCGCCCTCGGCGCATAG